Below is a genomic region from Borreliella mayonii.
ATTTTATTGACAAAAATCTTAGTTTTTGCTATCATACATCTAATTTAATAAAGAGAAGTAAAAAGGTGTGTGATTTAAGAAAAACAAAACTAATAGATAAAATAAGTTCACTAGAACTATACAAATACTCAATATTTTTTAGAAATTACATTGAAAATGTAGCAGAAGATTGCCTCAAGAACGGACTTGTTCTTGAGAGCGCTGACCACAATGTTAGTGAAGCTGAACTTGCTAGGTTAAAGGTACAGCTTAAAAATGCTCTACTTAATTGTATTATAAGCTACCGTTTTCATGGGATTGGCTATGTTTTAGTAAAAACCAAAGATACCCTAATAGATCTTGAACAACCTGTTAATATAGAATTACCTATTGGTTTTGAATACCTTGATTATGAATATGTAAGAGATTTGGGAGTTGATTTTGATCATATAACCTATAAAGTAAAATCCAACAATAAGAACAATTCTTTAGACGCAGTTAAAATACATAAAAGTCGACTTATCATATATGAAAACTTTGATTATATCTTGAAAAGATATGTTCCGTGTTATACCGAAAGCTTTTTGCTAGATATTTATTTATTTGAAAAGATATACGTTGAAATAGAAAGACGTATTGAAAACCACAATTTTTTGTTTTACAAAGATGAATCTTTAGTACAACTACAAGACGCACTTTCTAGCGCAACAACTTCTTTAAGTATACTTACTCATAGCAATAATGATAGGGGAAGTGGCATTTTATCTTCTTTTTTGAGAAAACAAAATTCAAACAATCATAGTAAAGATATTTCTAATTTAAGAAACCTTAATGACTCATTAGCACAGGAACTTGCTAGGCTAAAAAGCAATCTAAATAATGAGGGAATGTTTTATACGGCTACTCCTAGTGCTAGTTTAGAGGTTGTTAAATACGATCTTAGCTACTTAAAGGAGGCTTTGGCGTTAATTAAAGCGAAAATTGGCGCTGATACTAAAGAACCACTAACTAGAAGTTTCAATGAGCAGGCTAAAGGGCTGGGAAATGATGGTAAAGGGGATAGGAGTAATTATTACGATTTTTTAAAAGGTGTACAAGAACAAGTTGAGAACTCTTGTAACTTAAAACTTACAAAGTATTTCGGGCTTGATATGAAGTTTAATTCGCTGATTATGTTAAGTGAAGAACAAAAAGTGGAAAGAGATATAAAGCTAATTGAGCTTTACAGTAAATATAACCAGCTTATACAAAGCAGTTCCTTTAATAATGAGGAGCTAGCGATGTTAAAAGAAAAATTATTCTCATTTTGAGAAAAGGAGCTAAAAAGTGATTGAAAAGGAAGAAAAAAAAGTAATTGAGGCACAAGTAAAAGAGGAGTCTCAAATTAAATCTGATACTAAGGTTATAAGTGCTGGGGAATTTGAAAGGTATATGTGCCTTAAAGAGCAAACAGATAATGTAAACCCCTAAAGAGGTAAGGCGTGATGAGTATAAATGAGCGAATAACAAAAGAACTTGCAGAAGTTGAAGAGCGAGAGCGTGTTGAAAAGCAATTGTTACTAGAGGCTGAGCGAATTAATGAAATTGATACGCTTGCAAAAGCGCATCTTAGCAACCATTTTAACAAGGAAATGTTACTTGCAAAGGGATACACTCTAAAAGACATTATGCAAGCACAGCGTAGAGAGCTTGTTCGCAAGTTTGTTCCAATTGAGCAAATTAAAGCTATTGCTAAAGCGTCAGATATAAGTCATATCGATGGAGAGATACTAGAACAACTTGTTTCTTTAGCAAAAGTGAATATTAAATTAAGAAAAAATGCGATTAGCAATTCTTCTTCTGTCGACTCTATTAAGGGCAATATTATTACCAAATCAGAAGATAGGGCAAGTTTGCTTGATTCTAATTTTGTGCCAATTAATTTTACAGAATTTGTACAAGCGATAAGCAATACTTACAAACAAAGACGAATTCAATTTTATGAAAATCTAAAAAGACATAAAAGAACAAGTATTGCTTAAAGGAGTTTTTAATGAGCGATGTTATTACAAAAATAAAAGAAGAGTTTGATAAAAAAGTTGCAGAAATTAAAGCATTAATGAAAAATCCCCAACAAGACGCGGGGCTGCTTAGCAATTCTATTGAATTTAGAGACAAAACCCTAATTTTTTCAAATTCTGATGGAGTGTGCACTAGCAGTAAAGACAAAATAGAAAATTATCCTTCTAAAGGGTATCCGTATAAGCGAGGAGTAAAACTTAGTTTTGGTGATGGTACAACAGAACTAGAAGTTGAGGCTGGAGGTGGAGACGATTTATATGGAGTGTGCTCTGATATAGATGAATTTAGCGGTATGGCAACTGTAGTTCCAATTACAAATAACTTCACGGGGTATTTAACGCTTAAGAAGGATGGACAAAATGGTGTAAATCCAGGAGATAAATTAAATTTTAACCAACATGGGGAACTTGAAAAAACCACTGGGGCTCAAAAATCTGTTAATGCAATAGCGCTTTCAAAGGCACACAAGTTGACTGAAGATTTATTTATAGTGCTTGCTAGTGTATTTGGGAATAGAGCAATAAAAGGGTAATAAATTATGGTTTTAAAAGGTAACGGGCAAGTTGAAAATCTTGACGCTGTTGAGGACCCACAGTTAGATTTAGAGGCACAAGTTCCCGATGCTCCTAGGGCTAAACGGCAAGCAAGACAAGCTGAAGATGCACAATTAAAAGACCCATATTTGGATGCAATTGACGAACTCGATGATATCCTTTTGAAATTCAAGAAATATGTAAAATCTATGAGTTCAATTGAAAATAAGGTTTTTAGTAGTTCAAGTAGCTGTTTTAAATCAAAGAATGAGCGAATTGATGCATATTCATTTGCATGTTCAAGTTATACAGACAAGCTAGAGGAGTATCTTTACGATCCAGCAAATAGTTTTCCATATAAGCGTGGGGTTAAACTTGTTCCGAAAGAGAACTCTATATATGTGGAAGTTGGAGCTGATACTGATATGTATGGGATATGTGTAGATGTATGTGAGTTTAGTTGTACCGCGTATGTATTGCCGATTACTAACAATTTTGAAGGGTACCTTGTTACAAGAAATCCCAGCATAAAAATAGGAGAAATATTGGATATAAATAACAATGGGGTTATTATCAAGGCTGGTGGTGGGCCACCAACCGTAATTAATGCCTATGCCTTATCTGATTCATTTACAATCAATTTCGCACCTGAAGATGGAAATCAAGATCAAGCTAGATATCCCAAGCAAGAGTATTCTATTAATTTGATAAAAGTTGCAATTTTTGGCAATAGAGGCCTTGAGAAAACAGTAACACCTGAAGCTGGTGGTTAAGCCTTGGGCGAATAAAAGGAGGTAAATAAATGGGAGATACAACGCAATTAGTAAAAGAGTATCAAGAGAAAAGAAGTAAACTTGAAAAGTTTATGAAAAATCCACAACATGATGCTAGTTTGCTTAGCAATTCTATTGAATTTAGAGACAAAAACGTGCAATTTTTTGCTTCTGGAGGCACTAAAACTAGTAAGTTTGACAAATTGGAAAATCATCCATTTTCTGGATATCCATACAAGCGCGGAGTAAAGAGGGTTATTCAAGAGGCACAAGAAAATCAAATTCACTATGAGCCTCATGTTGAGGCTGGAGGTGGTGAAGAGTTATATGGAATATGCATTGATATAGATGAGTTTAGTAAAACAGCTACTATTGTACCAATTACCAATAATTTTAAGGGCTATTTAGTAGCAAAAGATTCTAGTGTTAAAGCAAAAGATAAGCTTGTTTTCAATAAAGATGGTGCCCTTGAAAAGGTTATTGGAGCGTCAAATAAAGCAACTATTAATGCAACAGCATTGACTGATGCGAAACAAATTAGCAATGAAGTTTATTTGGTAAAAGTAGCGGTATTTGGAAATAAAGCTGTAAGTAAAAATTAATGATATTTGGGAGGATTTAATATGGAATTATTTGATGAAAATTATTATGCAAAAGCTGTGGCTAATATTATAGGAGAAGTTAAAGATCCTATTATGTATAAATGGTTTTCACCTGATCAAATTGAAGATGTTGATCTGCAAATGGGATATCAAAAAACCGTAAAATGGGACGCATTTTTAAATGCTAATCCTACAACAATTGCCAATGAAGTTAATACTATCTCAACTATTGGCTTTAGTTCTGAAGTGGTAAGACTTAATTATTTAAAATTACAATACAAATTCAGACATTTAAAGCAGACATCTGAGAAATTTTATACTTCAGACTCATATATTGGGGACATTAATAATAATTTACTGCCCTTTGCTCAAGCTTATAAGCTTGCAAGCAGTGAAATTATTAAACTTATTAATCACTTTGTACTAACGGGTACTGTTTCAATTCAAAAAGATGGGAAAAATCAAAAACGCCTACTTCCTAATATGTATGGACTTCTTAATATGCCTGAGCAGATAAAAGAAGAGGTTACTAGTGGCGATAAAGACAAAATGGATAAAATCTTTGAAAAGATTGAGGCGGGACTTTCAAAGTTAGAACTAGGAGACGAATTTTCCACACCCATGATGGTAATAGTTGACCCAGTAACTTCATTAAAATTAGTAAAACCATACGCAGCAGCACAGGGTGCAGCAAGTAGCTGTGAAAAATGGGAAGATGTTTTGATTCAGACCATTAAGGCTATTAATAATAGAGAAGATGTTTATATTGAAACTTCAAACTTGCTAAAACATAAAATACTCATTTATCCACTAAATTCTGAGCTTATTAAATTTAAGCCTAGTAAGTATATGCTACCTACACCGAATGAACAAGTGGATAAAGACTCAACCGATATTGCTCATTCATATATTGATTTTGTTTTAGGCGGGTTACTTGCTACTAGAAAAACTATTTTGCAAGTTAACATAAAACAAAGTTAAAAGTATAAGGTAAGTGAAAATGAGTGAACAAGAAAACTTACAAGCGCAAGTTGAAGGAGAAGAAGAGCTTTTAGCAACAAAACTTCATTCAGAAGTTTTGTTGCTATTGGGAATAGACCAATTTGCACTAAGCAGGCAAAATTTTCTACTGCATTTATCTTTACTTCAAGCTATTCTAGTAACGCGCGGTATTGATGCTAGTTCACTTACATATGAACAAATATTTTTACTTACTTTCTACCATATGGGTTGTCAATTAAGAAAACAGGGAGTTGTTCGAGAATTTGAATTTGATAGGATCAAAAAAGAGAAATTCAATGAACTTGAACTTGATTATTATCCTATCAGTAGTGGGGGCGAAGAAGGTGGTGAGGGGGGTTGTGGATCAAACAAGAATTTTTGTTCACAACTTGATGCATTTTTAGAAAAATTAAAAAGAGAAACCTCAACGCCATCTTGTGTGGGGGTTGTCTAATGAATGGTGTTAGAAAAAGACTTTCAGATATGTCCTTTCGCATGATCAACGTATTTAAGGATCCTAAACCCTTAAAGTTTTATAAAGGTACTGTTGTAAAGCTTGAAAATGATTCTTCTTATCAGAGAGTATTTGATAAAAATAAGTACACTGAATTCGCAGGAGTTATTATTGACATAAAGCCACAAGAACTTGCAATTCTTTATGATTCTGATATGTCTGATATTCAAGGATATTCCAAACTTTACACATATCAGGACCTTAACTATGAACTAAAAGACCGAATATCAATTGCAGATTTAGTCTACTTTGAAATATTTAGTATTGACTCTTCAATCGGATATTTTACTTTGGTTTTAAAGGAATTTATATGGACAAACTAGAATTTAAAATGGAATTGGAAATTGGGTGGTTTGGTGGTCGTGCAGGTATTGCTAAAATGCATGAAAAAGGGAGTAGCAATTTATCAGCAAGAAAACATTTAACCAAAATTGCTAGTAGTTCTGAGTTTAGAGAATATATTAATAATAGCTATATAAATTCTAAATTTAATATTAACCCTAAATCGGGAATGGAGGCTATTGGGCAAGCTTTTATAAGGTACTATGAAAATTATCTATCAGCACAAGTCACCCCAGCCTTAAAGGCTAATACAATCAAAAGTAAGTTTAAAAGGGATAGTAACACTGCAGCAATTCCACTTGTTGATACAGCCAAAATGTTATCAGAGATTACTTATAAGGTAACACTTGAATGATTTTAACTTTAGATATGGTATTAAATCATTTAACTCAAATATTTAAAGGGTTTAAGGCGCATGCAGCTGAAAATAATTTTGAGTGCGATATCATAAATACCTACAATCATCCATATCTTTCAAAAATCACAGCTGCTAGCTCAAATATAATAGCATTGAAATTTGATGGTACAGAAAATCTATTTGATCATAATTCTAGAGCCGGTGTATTTTATGAAAATGCTTTGGAATTTAGTATAAATTTTCAAATATATATTATTGCAATAGTGTTAAACGCCAAAGACTTTGACGCTAATTCACGCATGTTAATGCTTTATAGTATGCTTAGTGACTTTCTACACAATAAAGCTCATAAGTATACTTTGCTCAGTCTACAACCCGAATATATTAGTAAAATTAACTTTTACATTTATCCAATATCTAATATGCAAACAGTTGGGCTTATTAATTTAGGCACAAAATATAGCAACCATGCATACAGTGCATCTATAGCATTCAATGCTAGTGTAAAAGCAATTGAAATTTTAAAGGAGGAATACGAAATTGCCGCAAGATACAATTAGTGTAAGTTTTATTGACTCTAGGATTCAGACTAGCAGGCCTAATTATTACAATCCACTCTTGGCTTACAAAACAGCTAAAATTAAAGTTAACAAAGATGCTGCTAGCTATAAAATATTGAATTTAACCGTTAATAATTATGAAAAACAAATTGAAACTTTAGAAAAAGATAATGGAAATGGAGAAGATCAGTTTGGGAAAGAAAAAACACTGCTTAAAACTGCAATGTCAAATTTTTTCAATTCAAGCGAAGAATCGTTAAAATCAGCCGATCTTTTCATTTATAAGGATAAGCCTGAAGAGCTAAAAAATTATCTTAAAGTACATAGACACACTTTTGTTGTACTTATTAACACTGAGGGAGATGCGTCAGATGATGGACTTAAAATTTACAAAGATGACTATAATAAATTCAAAATGCCTTCAACTTTTTTTGTATTTTCGACTAAAGAACAAGAAATAAAAGAACTATTTAAAGATAAAGGCAATACTGAAAAAGAAAGAAATATTGCTGTTTACAGTAACAATAAAGACAATTTACACCTTAAATTTATAAGTCAATACTTGCATCAAGCAAGTATTTTCCATTCTGTAAATCCTTATGGTATGTCACTGGCTGCTACACCGCTTGTTGACGACACTGTAATTGGAAAGTTGCGAACTGCAAAAATTAACTTTTATTCACTTCTTAATGAAACTGGGCTTGATGGTGTACCCGCCTTTAAAGAAGGTGTCGATCTAGCTGGAAGCGCAATAGACGAACAGTTTACATATCACTATATAAAAAATGAAGCGATTATTGAGCTTATTAGAATTTGGAATAAAAACAATAGACAAAACAGCAAACTATCTGCACTACAACTTAGTGGCGCTAGAGACAATGCATATACTTCAGCAATTGAGTGTCTACTTAAAAGGTTTGTAGATAGAGGACTGATTATTGAGTATAAAAATTTAAGTCTTACTCTTTCTCCTACACCACAACTTAAATTAGAACTTAGTGTGAATATTACTTATAACTTTAGCATTAATGCTGTTGCTTTACTAATCACTACTCAAGATATAGTTGATTATCAAAACAGTTTAAGTGCTTAAAAGGGGGGCTAAAAAATGCAATTTTATGATTTAAGAGAAGTTTATTTTTCAATTGGTGGTACGCAATTACATAGTGGCAAGCTAGAGCTTACAAGTGAACCTACAACAAGAGCAGTAGTTAGTAGTGAAGACAAAGGTATGCCTGTAATAAGCTTAAGAGATCCCAAAACGATAACTTATGTTTTCAACATTGAAGTGACACTAGGTAGTCATGACTATAGATTGTTAACTGAACTTTCTGATGAACAGTTTTACAACATGAATGTTAGAAAAGAGGATAAAATGCTTAATTTAGCATTCAATGATAGAATTGCTACCAAAATTATTTCTAACTATGCGATTTTTACTGAAGAACCTTCAAGAAGTTATTCCGCTGAGGCCGAAAAAGTAACTTTTGAAATTAGGGCTATTAATTGCCAAAAAACTAAACCAAACAAATCTTAAAAGGAGAGTCTTATTATGATAATGAGATATAAAATGAAAATTTTAACTAAAAATAAAACTTATGAATATCCACTTAGAGTACTTCCAGTCTATGAATGGGATAAAGTGCTAGGATTTAATCAAAGTGACGCTGTTTTAAAGCTTAATGAGGTTAAATACTTAAGAGAAATCACAAGCTTAATGATAAGTCCAAAATTTTTAGACGAATTCTATGTGATTTTAGATCAAAATAGAGAATTTATTCCATATTACAAAGACTATCTTGTTGCAATAATTTACACTGCGCAATTCAACACTTTTCATATAGATAATGATCTAAAAACCCCCGCTTTAGTATATTTGAGTGAGTATGAAAATAATGTTGGTGATTTTGTTGCTTTTGACTATATTAATGAAAATTTTGATTATGAAAAAGTAGCCACTTCGCTTTCATCAATTACATCAAATTCTAATGAGCTGGTTGCTAAATGAACAAAATAAATAGAGATATTGATAAAGCTATTGCAAGTCTTAATGAGACTAGAAAAAAGTATTTTAACTTGCTTGACGAGATAAAGAATGATAAATACTTTTTCCCAGTAATTATGAATATTTGCTCATACAACTCGGTAAAGAAATTGCCTTATGATGAGCTTTTAGAGGTTAATAGGCTTGCTGATATTAAATTAGAAAAAGAATTGTATGAATTAATTCTATGCAAGTGAGGGCTTAGTGAGCGACAAATTCACCATTAAATTTAAGGGGATTCTTGATCATGCTGCCACAAAAAAGGCTATCGAACAAGATATTTCCAAAATGGAAAAATATCTTAAACCCAAAAAATCTAGTTTGGGGAGTACTAAAGATATTGTAAAAAATAATTTGTCGGACAAGAAAAAAGAACTTAGCAGGCAATCTAAATTTGAAAGCTTAAGAGAGCGTGTTGAAAAATATAGACTTACACAAACTAAAAAACTTATGAAACAGGGCATGGGCTTTGAAAAAGCTAGAAAAGAGGCTTTCAAAAGATCTTTAATGTCTGATAGAGACAAAAGAAGTCTTGAATATAAAGAACTTGCAAAAGAATCAAAAGCAAAAAGTAAAATGCTGGCGGCCTCTCAAGGGAAAGGGCTTGTTGCCAAAATTGCTATAGGTAGTGCCCTGGGAAATATCATTGACAATGCTATGAGTAAAGTTGGGGGCGGGCTTATTGGATTTTTGTATGGTTTTATGAAAAAATCGGTTGAAAATAAATCTAAACAAAATCAACTAGAACAACTCAATAGCGTGTTTTACAGTGAAAAAGAACGTAATAAGATTCGGGGCGCTCTTAAGGGAATGAAGGGATTTGAGCGCGATTTAGAAAAAGAAGATTTGCTACGAACAGCAAGTGTGCTTAAAGGTGATATAAGAGAATTAAAACTTAATGATAAAGAGGGAGAGAATGTATTAAATGCAACAAAACTAGCAGCTATACTTAGAAGCACGGGGCTTGTTGGTGATAACGAAAGTGCTGTTGAAGTTGTTTCAAAAATACTTAAAGGGGAACTTACAGAAGCTTTTAATATATTAAAACCTATCGACAAATTTGGAGAAAAATATTTAGAGGCTATAAAAGTCAAGTTGGAATTATTAACTAAAGAAGGGGGAAAACTAAAGTTAAGGCCACAGATAATTGAAGGCCTCATAAAAGATATATCATCTTTAAATATAATGGGTCATTCCGATAAACTCCAAAGAGGCAAAAGTGATTTAGCCAATATAGAGCAAGCTCTTGAAAAAGGAACTGCTAATGTTTTGATGCCATTGATTGGCAAAATTTCTGATATTCTTGAGAATATTATGAAGCTTAATTTTAAACAAATCCTACAAGATATCGTTGATGCCATAACAGGTGGTATAAGTGGTGCTATTGGCGGAATAAAAAACTTTGGCAGCTCAGTATATAATACTGCTAGTAATGTTTTGTACTACGCGAATCCTTTGAATTATTTTCCAGGATTTAGAAATAACAACAATAACACCGGAGGTGATGATATAGGAACATTTAAATAAAAGGGGAATTCTATGGATATTAACAATGGAAATATTAACAATAATAATATTGAAAATAAAAATAAAGGAATGTCCCAAGCAGAGGTCTCTCAAATAACAAGAGATGTAATAACCCAAATATTTGCTCTTTTTGGAGCAGATAATTTTTTAGTGTTATTTCCTAGAATGGATCTTAGAGGGTTTGGATATGTTCCTCAATTGTTTTTTATAAAACCAAAAACGGAGCTCATAACACGCACTTATAATACCAGTTGTTCCAAAAGACCGGTTATCAACTATTATGATAGAAAAGCGGAATATGTCAGCTACAACCCAGTAATGACTGGTGAAAATATTTCTTTAAACAGCGGTGTATTAACCTCACTATATAAAGAAATGATTTCACCACTTAAAATGACTGTTTTTGGCAATTCTATGCTACGTTTTGATGCTCATCTTGTAAAAGAACAGCTCGCCAATAGAATACAAGCGCAAGTTCCTTTTAGTATCTACAGCCCAACTTTTGGCCTAAAAGAATTAGCTGTAATTACAAGTCTCTCGTTTAAGGACACTCCTTTCATTGATGAAGTTGAAGTTAGTCTATCAATGGAAATAGTAAAAACATTCGCATTAGAAAAATATAAAGGATAAAAAATGCTATTACTACAATATGATTTTAAAATTGAATTTTACAAAGAAAAACAATCCTTAGAAGGGGATACAAGCACTGGGAATTCTTTAGTTGAAGAAACTCCTATTATAATAAATACACAACATGGAATTCATGTTGATATTACCATATCTAATGAGTTTTCAAATTATAATTTTGTAAAATCCAAACGAACAAAAATTGTACTTTGGAATTTGCCCTTAGACTTCACCAACGACATTGAAGTAGGAGATATAGTAAAAATACGCTATAAAAAATTTGCTCATGAAAAAAATTTTGATTTCATAATGTCAGGGTATTTAGGGACTCCTATGAGCACTGATTATCCTAGCGGGGATTTTAGTGTTGAGCTTGACGTTCGGTTAGCGGTTAGTAGCAACTTCTTTAATCGAAAATTAGAGAACAAAAACTTCAAGGGTAAGACGGTGCAAGAAGCAATAGAATCTGTATTTCCCAATCGCAATATACTTAATATGGACAAAGAAGCTCGTCTTAAAATTATTGACAAAGATATTTATGCCACAACACCAAAAGAGTTTGTTGAGAAAATAAAAGGGATATATATTCATGACGTAATAGCTGATGTTGGCAATGACAGCTTTGACGTTGAATGCAACTTTATATTTACTAATGATAGAACAATTGAAGCAGATGAAAATTACAAGGCTTTAGAAGATTATGGACTTGAATTCATACCACAACAAGAAATTGCTATTGAGGGTGAATACAATATAAGACGTGTATATTGGAACACGCAAACATTTTATACACATAAACTAAAAATTGGTGATAAAGTTTCATTTATTGATGGGCTAGGAAAAATGATAAAAAGCACCATAAAAGAAACAAGCGCAAGACTTAGCAACACAGGAGAATGCTCATTAATACTTAAATTAAAGGATAATTCTGATGGTTATGATTAAATGTAGAAAGCAAGGGGGTTCATAATGACTAAAGACTATAAAATTTACAGAATGAACCAGCGCCTTTATGGGCACGCATTAGCACAAGAGGACGTTAAAAATTGGATTTATTCAAACATTTTCATAATTAAAATTGGCATTGTAAAGGATTTTAACCAACAAACTCAAGAAGCTATTGTTACAATACCCGAATTTGAAGATTTAGAAATTCACACAAAAAATATCTCTAATATCAGCTTTGAGCTATCAAAAGGCGATAGCGTATTATTACTTCAATCAAGCGTTAATATTTTTGATAAAAAAAATGATATTCACTTTGACAAACATCATTTTTACATACTTAGTGCAATTAGCCCGAAGACATTAAATTTAATCTCTGATACTGTTAAAATTAAAGCAAACAATAACATTGAAATAGCTAACCAAACAACTAGCTTAAAAACAATTCTAAAGAGTATTGTAAGTGCTATTGAGGGTTTGAAAATCACATTAGATCTAACCACCAAAGCCCCCACAATAGACTTGACAACCTTAATACCGACAACCGCTAAAATTAATTCTGATATTAATAGTTTGTTTAAGTAATTTTTGCTAAATATGGTATAATTACTAGTATGGATTTAAGATTAGGAAATAATTTGGAATTGGTATTTAATAAC
It encodes:
- a CDS encoding DUF1073 domain-containing protein; this translates as MCDLRKTKLIDKISSLELYKYSIFFRNYIENVAEDCLKNGLVLESADHNVSEAELARLKVQLKNALLNCIISYRFHGIGYVLVKTKDTLIDLEQPVNIELPIGFEYLDYEYVRDLGVDFDHITYKVKSNNKNNSLDAVKIHKSRLIIYENFDYILKRYVPCYTESFLLDIYLFEKIYVEIERRIENHNFLFYKDESLVQLQDALSSATTSLSILTHSNNDRGSGILSSFLRKQNSNNHSKDISNLRNLNDSLAQELARLKSNLNNEGMFYTATPSASLEVVKYDLSYLKEALALIKAKIGADTKEPLTRSFNEQAKGLGNDGKGDRSNYYDFLKGVQEQVENSCNLKLTKYFGLDMKFNSLIMLSEEQKVERDIKLIELYSKYNQLIQSSSFNNEELAMLKEKLFSF
- a CDS encoding DUF228 domain-containing protein, with the translated sequence MSDVITKIKEEFDKKVAEIKALMKNPQQDAGLLSNSIEFRDKTLIFSNSDGVCTSSKDKIENYPSKGYPYKRGVKLSFGDGTTELEVEAGGGDDLYGVCSDIDEFSGMATVVPITNNFTGYLTLKKDGQNGVNPGDKLNFNQHGELEKTTGAQKSVNAIALSKAHKLTEDLFIVLASVFGNRAIKG
- a CDS encoding DUF228 domain-containing protein, translating into MVLKGNGQVENLDAVEDPQLDLEAQVPDAPRAKRQARQAEDAQLKDPYLDAIDELDDILLKFKKYVKSMSSIENKVFSSSSSCFKSKNERIDAYSFACSSYTDKLEEYLYDPANSFPYKRGVKLVPKENSIYVEVGADTDMYGICVDVCEFSCTAYVLPITNNFEGYLVTRNPSIKIGEILDINNNGVIIKAGGGPPTVINAYALSDSFTINFAPEDGNQDQARYPKQEYSINLIKVAIFGNRGLEKTVTPEAGG
- a CDS encoding DUF228 domain-containing protein, translated to MGDTTQLVKEYQEKRSKLEKFMKNPQHDASLLSNSIEFRDKNVQFFASGGTKTSKFDKLENHPFSGYPYKRGVKRVIQEAQENQIHYEPHVEAGGGEELYGICIDIDEFSKTATIVPITNNFKGYLVAKDSSVKAKDKLVFNKDGALEKVIGASNKATINATALTDAKQISNEVYLVKVAVFGNKAVSKN
- a CDS encoding DUF3890 domain-containing protein produces the protein MSEQENLQAQVEGEEELLATKLHSEVLLLLGIDQFALSRQNFLLHLSLLQAILVTRGIDASSLTYEQIFLLTFYHMGCQLRKQGVVREFEFDRIKKEKFNELELDYYPISSGGEEGGEGGCGSNKNFCSQLDAFLEKLKRETSTPSCVGVV
- a CDS encoding DUF1506 family protein, with the protein product MNGVRKRLSDMSFRMINVFKDPKPLKFYKGTVVKLENDSSYQRVFDKNKYTEFAGVIIDIKPQELAILYDSDMSDIQGYSKLYTYQDLNYELKDRISIADLVYFEIFSIDSSIGYFTLVLKEFIWTN
- a CDS encoding DUF764 family protein, with the protein product MILTLDMVLNHLTQIFKGFKAHAAENNFECDIINTYNHPYLSKITAASSNIIALKFDGTENLFDHNSRAGVFYENALEFSINFQIYIIAIVLNAKDFDANSRMLMLYSMLSDFLHNKAHKYTLLSLQPEYISKINFYIYPISNMQTVGLINLGTKYSNHAYSASIAFNASVKAIEILKEEYEIAARYN
- a CDS encoding DUF787 family protein; its protein translation is MPQDTISVSFIDSRIQTSRPNYYNPLLAYKTAKIKVNKDAASYKILNLTVNNYEKQIETLEKDNGNGEDQFGKEKTLLKTAMSNFFNSSEESLKSADLFIYKDKPEELKNYLKVHRHTFVVLINTEGDASDDGLKIYKDDYNKFKMPSTFFVFSTKEQEIKELFKDKGNTEKERNIAVYSNNKDNLHLKFISQYLHQASIFHSVNPYGMSLAATPLVDDTVIGKLRTAKINFYSLLNETGLDGVPAFKEGVDLAGSAIDEQFTYHYIKNEAIIELIRIWNKNNRQNSKLSALQLSGARDNAYTSAIECLLKRFVDRGLIIEYKNLSLTLSPTPQLKLELSVNITYNFSINAVALLITTQDIVDYQNSLSA
- a CDS encoding DUF1463 domain-containing protein, whose protein sequence is MQFYDLREVYFSIGGTQLHSGKLELTSEPTTRAVVSSEDKGMPVISLRDPKTITYVFNIEVTLGSHDYRLLTELSDEQFYNMNVRKEDKMLNLAFNDRIATKIISNYAIFTEEPSRSYSAEAEKVTFEIRAINCQKTKPNKS
- a CDS encoding DUF1473 family protein, whose product is MIMRYKMKILTKNKTYEYPLRVLPVYEWDKVLGFNQSDAVLKLNEVKYLREITSLMISPKFLDEFYVILDQNREFIPYYKDYLVAIIYTAQFNTFHIDNDLKTPALVYLSEYENNVGDFVAFDYINENFDYEKVATSLSSITSNSNELVAK
- a CDS encoding DUF1322 family protein, whose amino-acid sequence is MNKINRDIDKAIASLNETRKKYFNLLDEIKNDKYFFPVIMNICSYNSVKKLPYDELLEVNRLADIKLEKELYELILCK
- a CDS encoding DUF759 family protein; protein product: MSDKFTIKFKGILDHAATKKAIEQDISKMEKYLKPKKSSLGSTKDIVKNNLSDKKKELSRQSKFESLRERVEKYRLTQTKKLMKQGMGFEKARKEAFKRSLMSDRDKRSLEYKELAKESKAKSKMLAASQGKGLVAKIAIGSALGNIIDNAMSKVGGGLIGFLYGFMKKSVENKSKQNQLEQLNSVFYSEKERNKIRGALKGMKGFERDLEKEDLLRTASVLKGDIRELKLNDKEGENVLNATKLAAILRSTGLVGDNESAVEVVSKILKGELTEAFNILKPIDKFGEKYLEAIKVKLELLTKEGGKLKLRPQIIEGLIKDISSLNIMGHSDKLQRGKSDLANIEQALEKGTANVLMPLIGKISDILENIMKLNFKQILQDIVDAITGGISGAIGGIKNFGSSVYNTASNVLYYANPLNYFPGFRNNNNNTGGDDIGTFK